Proteins from a single region of Nerophis ophidion isolate RoL-2023_Sa linkage group LG08, RoL_Noph_v1.0, whole genome shotgun sequence:
- the LOC133558441 gene encoding uncharacterized protein LOC133558441, translated as MICRAAEVMDNKLKTMSLGNSGPGESINAAQGGQRYGRRSAGRSSEPTNTSAQLQRMRDTVECKYCGTRHARGRDQCPAFGKSCRSCGTANHFAKVCMKRGQHARQLNAVDDPSTGEQEDSDERDVYTAESVGAVNTQGKKWFVNLPLQQGVQRCQFNSGATCNVISMKDKMRLAPRTPLQKSHTRLKLYNSEWMNSLGLYSTQCVIRGRTHKLDFKVMHTGQRPLLSGETCEILGLIRFTIPVELNKVEHCRRGDLTKERLINTYHDVFTSPVESLPGDVHFELDSSVAPVQCVPRNVPVALKAAVKAQLDQYEKDGHLTTVTQPTDWISNLVIVKKTEKLRLCIDPKPLNRALKRSHYLMPTLDDVLYKLQEVSYMSLKG; from the coding sequence ATGATCTGCCGTGCAGCTGAGGTCATGGACAATAAATTAAAGACAATGTCACTGGGCAACTCTGGGCCTGGAGAGAGCATCAATGCCGCGCAGGGGGGACAAAGATATGGACGCAGGTCTGCCGGTAGGTCATCTGAGCCCACCAACACCAGTGCACAGCTCCAGAGAATGAGAGACACAGTGGAATGCAAGTACTGTGGTACAAGACACGCACGTGGGCGAGACCAGTGCCCTGCATTTGGTAAATCCTGCCGCTCTTGTGGCACTGCCAACCATTTCGCCAAAGTATGCATGAAGAGGGGTCAGCACGCACGCCAGTTGAATGCTGTGGATGACCCGTCAACAGGGGAACAGGAGGACAGTGATGAAAGAGATGTGTACACAGCAGAGAGCGTGGGAGCGGTAAACACGCAAGGGAAAAAGTGGTTTGTCAATCTGCCACTGCAACAGGGGGTCCAGAGGTGCCAGTTCAACTCGGGAGCCACCTGCAATGTGATTAGCATGAAGGACAAGATGAGACTGGCGCCTAGAACGCCTCTTCAGAAGAGTCACACCAGATTGAAGCTGTACAACAGTGAGTGGATGAACTCGCTGGGGTTGTACAGCACACAGTGTGTCATTAGGGGCAGAACACACAAGCTGGACTTTAAGGTTATGCATACAGGCCAAAGGCCCTTGCTTTCGGGGGAGACATGTGAGATACTAGGCCTAATACGATTCACCATTCCTGTGGAGCTAAATAAAGTGGAACACTGCAGGAGGGGAGACCTGACCAAAGAGCGTCTCATCAACACATACCACGACGTGTTCACCAGCCCAGTCGAGTCCCTGCCTGGTGATGTTCACTTTGAGCTGGACAGCAGTGTGGCGCCTGTGCAGTGTGTCCCCAGGAATGTTCCAGTGGCCCTCAAGGCAGCTGTTAAAGCACAGCTCGATCAATATGAAAAGGATGGACATTTAACCACAGTCACACAGCCCACAGACTGGATTAGCAATCTGGTCAtagtgaaaaaaacggaaaaattgAGACTATGCATTGACCCAAAGCCACTCAACCGAgccctgaaacggtcccactaccTCATGCCCACTTTAGATGATGTGTTGTACAAGCTCCAAGAAGTTTCCTATATGTCACTTAAGGGTTGA